The following are from one region of the Tenacibaculum dicentrarchi genome:
- a CDS encoding acyl-CoA thioesterase codes for MKKNKTTVRVRYAETDQMGVVYYGNYAQYFEIGRTELLRSSGVTYKFMEENGVMLPVISLLCNFKKSALYDDELIITTSIKKTPAVKIEFEYEITNQNKQLICTGSTVLAFINMKTKKPMRCPDYILEALSLQTT; via the coding sequence TTGAAAAAAAATAAAACCACAGTTCGTGTTCGTTATGCCGAAACAGATCAGATGGGCGTTGTATATTATGGTAATTATGCACAGTATTTTGAAATAGGTCGTACCGAACTATTACGCTCTTCAGGAGTTACTTATAAATTTATGGAAGAGAATGGCGTTATGTTACCTGTTATTTCATTATTGTGTAATTTTAAAAAATCGGCACTGTATGACGACGAATTAATTATTACAACAAGTATTAAAAAAACACCCGCTGTTAAAATTGAATTTGAATATGAAATTACCAATCAAAACAAGCAATTAATTTGCACAGGAAGTACTGTTTTGGCTTTTATCAATATGAAAACAAAAAAACCAATGCGCTGCCCTGACTATATTTTAGAAGCATTAAGTTTACAAACCACATAA
- the ung gene encoding uracil-DNA glycosylase translates to MNDTILPIDWKNVLKLEFEKTYFKGLSNFIDKEFNENTCYPKKENIFSAFNYCSFDDLKVVIIGQDPYHGVGQANGLSFSVNDGIKHPPSLVNIFKEIETDLQVSYPISGDLSRWAKQGVLLLNATLTVREGEAGSHQKQGWEQFTDAVIQKISEEKTGVVFLLWGKFAEKKGSVIDTQKHTIFKAPHPSPLGAWRGWFGSKHFSKTNEFLKSENLKPIKW, encoded by the coding sequence ATGAATGATACAATACTACCCATTGATTGGAAAAATGTTTTAAAGCTAGAATTCGAAAAAACATATTTTAAAGGTTTATCTAATTTTATTGATAAAGAATTTAATGAAAATACTTGTTATCCTAAAAAAGAAAATATTTTCTCAGCATTTAATTATTGTTCTTTTGATGATTTAAAAGTGGTTATTATTGGTCAAGACCCATATCATGGAGTTGGTCAGGCAAACGGTTTATCTTTTTCTGTAAACGATGGTATAAAGCATCCGCCATCATTAGTAAATATTTTTAAAGAAATTGAAACAGATTTACAAGTTTCATATCCTATTTCTGGCGATTTATCTCGTTGGGCAAAACAAGGAGTTTTATTATTAAATGCAACTTTAACAGTTAGAGAAGGCGAGGCAGGAAGTCATCAAAAACAAGGCTGGGAACAATTTACTGATGCCGTTATTCAAAAAATATCCGAAGAAAAAACAGGCGTAGTATTTTTACTTTGGGGTAAATTTGCCGAAAAAAAAGGAAGTGTTATCGATACTCAAAAACATACCATTTTTAAAGCACCGCATCCATCACCATTAGGTGCTTGGCGAGGTTGGTTTGGTAGTAAGCACTTTTCAAAAACCAATGAATTTTTGAAAAGTGAAAACTTAAAACCGATTAAATGGTAG
- a CDS encoding alpha-hydroxy acid oxidase, giving the protein MSFNINTNYPSIEHLRVKAQKRMPKFSYEYLTEGCNDDLNVYKNTKEIRDIELLPQYLNKHVGSSTKKVLFGHEYDAPIGICPVGLQSLMWPKTAEILAKTSVDHNIPFMLSTVTTLSIEKAAKITNGNFWYQLYHPADNTITDDILKRAKDNGCNVLVLLADVPTFGYRPKDIYNGLGMPPKMMLRNIIEVMRKPQWAFETLINGIPSFDTMEKYMPKGMDLQQLGSFMDATFSGRLNIEKIKRIQDRWDGKIIIKGIASCQDAQKAVDLGIDGIIVSNHGGRQLDAGPSSIKTLHPIVKKFKGQIQIMMDGGMRTGPDVARVMASGADFTFLGRPFMYGTGALGKKGGDQVAAILKREFQQVMEQICCEEVEDLPNFLIKK; this is encoded by the coding sequence ATGTCTTTTAATATAAATACCAATTATCCGTCAATAGAACATCTTCGAGTTAAGGCTCAAAAAAGAATGCCTAAGTTTTCTTATGAATACTTAACCGAAGGTTGTAATGATGATTTAAACGTCTATAAAAATACCAAAGAAATTAGAGACATCGAATTATTGCCTCAATATTTAAATAAACACGTAGGTTCAAGTACTAAAAAAGTGTTATTTGGACACGAATATGATGCGCCTATCGGTATTTGCCCTGTTGGGTTACAGTCGTTAATGTGGCCTAAAACCGCTGAAATTTTAGCAAAAACATCGGTAGATCACAACATTCCTTTTATGCTAAGTACGGTAACCACTTTAAGTATCGAAAAAGCCGCTAAAATAACCAATGGTAATTTCTGGTATCAACTATACCATCCTGCGGATAATACTATTACTGATGATATTTTAAAAAGAGCCAAAGATAATGGTTGTAATGTGTTAGTTTTACTTGCAGATGTGCCTACTTTTGGGTACCGTCCTAAAGATATTTATAACGGATTAGGAATGCCTCCTAAAATGATGTTAAGAAATATTATAGAAGTAATGAGAAAACCTCAATGGGCTTTTGAAACATTAATTAATGGGATTCCTTCTTTTGATACCATGGAAAAATACATGCCTAAAGGTATGGATTTACAGCAGTTAGGTTCTTTTATGGATGCTACTTTTTCAGGAAGATTGAATATAGAAAAAATTAAAAGAATTCAAGACAGATGGGATGGAAAAATAATCATCAAAGGAATTGCTAGTTGTCAAGATGCTCAAAAAGCAGTTGATTTAGGTATTGATGGTATTATCGTTTCAAACCACGGAGGAAGACAATTAGACGCCGGACCTTCTAGTATAAAAACACTACATCCTATTGTTAAAAAATTCAAAGGACAAATACAAATAATGATGGATGGAGGTATGCGTACCGGTCCAGACGTTGCTAGAGTTATGGCTTCAGGAGCTGATTTCACATTTCTTGGGCGTCCTTTTATGTACGGAACAGGAGCTTTAGGAAAAAAAGGGGGCGATCAAGTAGCTGCTATTCTTAAAAGAGAATTTCAACAAGTAATGGAACAAATTTGTTGTGAAGAAGTGGAAGATTTACCTAATTTTTTAATAAAAAAATAA
- the secA gene encoding preprotein translocase subunit SecA, translated as MSVLNSILKIFVGDKQQKDLKLLQPIVQKVQYFEKSFNSLSNDGLRTKTIEFKSKIKEATKSFTDTIATLEKEALTADIDRQEEIYSQIDKLKDQAYEKSEAVLLEIMPEAFALVKETAKRFTENDAIEVTASAFDRELSATRAHVTLDNDKANWASSWDAAGKEVAWDMVHYDVQLIGGSVLHQGKIAEMMTGEGKTLVSTLPVYLNALTGNGVHVVTVNDYLAKRDRAWMAPIFEFHGLSTDCVDFHQPNSEERRNAYNADITYGTNNEFGFDYLRDNMASSKDDLVQRAPNYAIIDEVDSVLIDDARTPLIISGPVAQGDRHEFNELKPLVADLVSLQNKYLVGVLAEAKKLLKAGDEKEGGFLLFRVYRGLPKNKALIKFLSTEGVKQILQKTENFYMQDNNKLMPEVDNELWFTVEEKNNQIDLTDKGINLLSEKTQNNTFFVLPDISVIVGQIDNSQDSPEDKANKKEELYRDFSVKSERIHTMNQLLKAYTVFEKDVEYVVMDNKVMIVDEQTGRIMDGRRYSDGLHQALEAKENVNIEDATQTFATVTLQNYFRMYRKLSGMTGTAITESGEFWEIYKLDVVEIPTNRPIQRDDKDDLVYKTTREKYNAVIEDVVKLSNAGRPVLIGTTSVEISELLGRMLQMRKIPHNILNAKLHKREADVVAEAGKPGIVTIATNMAGRGTDIKLSKEVKDNGGLAIVGTERHDSRRVDRQLRGRAGRQGDVGSSQFYVALDDNLMRLFGSDRIAKMMDRMGLKDGEVIQHSMISKSIERAQKKVEENNFGIRKRLLEYDDIMNAQREFIYKRRRHALDGQRLQIDIANMIYDTCNSIVKQNKASNNYKNFEFELIRFSAMTSPFTEDEFKKFTEEELTDKLYVIVSAHYKNDTERHAHTAFPVIKNVFETEGDRYERIVVPFTDGAKTVQVVTNLKQAYESEGKSLVNDFEKNITLSIIDENWKDHLRKMDELKQTVQNATYEQKDPLLVYKFEAFELFQATVDVINKEVLSFLFKGHLPSQDADQVSEAPEQQEIQQFDTHKDEVQNSSQQAMSNARNQQTQEQQVVETIVREEPKVGRNEKVTIKNVMSGEEKELKYKQAIPLLESGKWVVYQK; from the coding sequence ATGAGCGTTTTAAATTCGATTCTTAAAATTTTTGTTGGTGATAAACAACAAAAAGACTTAAAACTTTTACAACCAATTGTTCAGAAAGTACAATACTTTGAAAAATCATTCAATAGTTTATCCAACGATGGGTTGCGAACAAAGACTATCGAATTTAAATCAAAAATTAAAGAAGCAACAAAATCTTTTACAGATACAATCGCTACTCTAGAAAAAGAAGCTTTAACTGCTGATATTGACCGTCAAGAAGAAATATATTCTCAAATTGACAAGCTAAAAGACCAAGCATACGAAAAATCGGAAGCTGTTTTACTAGAAATTATGCCGGAAGCTTTTGCTTTAGTTAAAGAAACGGCAAAACGTTTTACCGAAAATGATGCTATTGAAGTTACCGCATCTGCTTTCGATAGAGAATTATCTGCTACAAGAGCACATGTTACTTTAGATAATGACAAAGCAAACTGGGCTAGTTCATGGGATGCCGCTGGTAAAGAAGTTGCCTGGGACATGGTACATTATGACGTACAATTAATTGGTGGTTCTGTTTTACATCAAGGTAAAATTGCCGAAATGATGACTGGTGAAGGGAAAACCTTAGTATCTACTCTACCTGTTTACTTAAACGCCTTAACTGGTAACGGAGTACACGTAGTAACTGTAAACGACTATTTAGCAAAACGTGATAGAGCTTGGATGGCTCCAATTTTTGAATTCCACGGATTATCTACTGACTGTGTTGATTTTCATCAGCCAAATTCAGAAGAACGTAGAAATGCTTATAACGCCGATATTACCTACGGAACAAATAATGAATTTGGTTTCGATTATTTACGTGATAACATGGCTTCATCAAAAGATGATTTAGTTCAAAGAGCGCCAAATTATGCTATTATTGATGAAGTAGATTCTGTTTTAATTGATGATGCTCGTACACCTTTAATTATTTCAGGTCCTGTAGCACAAGGAGACCGTCATGAATTTAACGAATTAAAACCTTTAGTTGCTGATTTAGTTTCTCTACAAAACAAATATTTAGTAGGAGTTTTAGCAGAAGCTAAAAAATTATTAAAAGCTGGTGATGAAAAAGAAGGTGGTTTCTTATTATTTAGAGTTTACAGAGGTCTTCCTAAAAACAAAGCATTAATTAAGTTTTTATCTACTGAAGGAGTTAAACAAATTCTTCAAAAAACAGAAAACTTTTATATGCAAGACAATAATAAGTTAATGCCTGAGGTAGATAACGAATTATGGTTTACTGTTGAAGAAAAAAATAATCAAATTGATTTAACTGATAAAGGAATTAATCTTTTATCAGAAAAAACACAAAATAATACCTTTTTCGTTTTACCAGATATTAGTGTTATTGTTGGTCAAATAGACAATAGTCAAGATAGCCCTGAAGATAAAGCAAACAAAAAAGAAGAATTATACCGTGATTTTAGCGTAAAAAGTGAGCGTATTCATACTATGAATCAACTTTTAAAAGCATATACTGTTTTTGAAAAAGATGTGGAATATGTGGTTATGGACAACAAAGTAATGATTGTTGATGAGCAAACAGGTCGTATTATGGACGGGCGTCGTTACTCAGATGGATTACACCAAGCATTAGAAGCAAAAGAAAACGTAAACATTGAAGATGCTACGCAAACTTTTGCAACGGTTACTTTACAAAATTACTTTAGAATGTATCGCAAATTATCTGGAATGACAGGTACGGCGATTACAGAATCGGGTGAATTTTGGGAAATTTATAAATTAGATGTTGTTGAAATCCCTACCAACAGACCTATCCAAAGAGATGATAAAGACGATTTAGTTTACAAAACTACTCGTGAAAAATACAATGCTGTTATTGAAGATGTTGTAAAACTATCGAACGCAGGTCGTCCAGTACTTATTGGAACAACATCCGTAGAAATATCAGAATTATTAGGTAGAATGTTACAAATGCGTAAAATTCCGCATAATATATTAAATGCAAAATTACACAAACGTGAAGCTGATGTTGTTGCTGAAGCTGGAAAACCTGGGATTGTAACCATTGCTACAAATATGGCAGGTCGTGGTACCGATATTAAATTATCGAAAGAAGTAAAAGATAATGGTGGTTTAGCTATTGTTGGTACAGAACGTCATGATTCTCGTCGTGTTGACCGTCAGTTACGTGGGCGTGCGGGTCGTCAGGGAGATGTTGGTTCGTCACAATTTTATGTTGCTTTAGATGACAATTTAATGCGTTTATTTGGTTCTGACAGAATTGCCAAAATGATGGACAGAATGGGATTAAAAGATGGGGAAGTAATTCAACATTCTATGATTTCAAAATCTATTGAAAGAGCGCAAAAGAAAGTTGAAGAAAACAATTTTGGTATTCGTAAGCGTTTATTAGAGTATGATGATATTATGAACGCACAACGTGAGTTTATTTACAAACGTCGTCGTCATGCCTTAGATGGTCAGCGTTTACAAATTGACATTGCAAATATGATTTATGATACTTGTAATTCAATTGTAAAGCAAAATAAAGCGAGTAATAATTATAAAAACTTTGAGTTTGAATTAATTCGTTTCTCTGCAATGACTTCACCTTTTACTGAAGATGAATTTAAAAAATTCACAGAAGAAGAATTAACAGATAAATTATACGTTATTGTTTCTGCTCATTATAAAAATGATACCGAAAGACATGCACATACTGCTTTTCCTGTTATTAAAAATGTTTTTGAAACCGAAGGAGATCGCTATGAACGTATTGTAGTTCCTTTTACCGACGGCGCTAAAACAGTACAGGTAGTTACCAATTTAAAACAAGCTTATGAATCGGAAGGAAAATCATTAGTAAACGACTTTGAAAAGAACATCACGTTATCTATTATTGATGAAAACTGGAAAGATCATTTACGTAAAATGGACGAATTAAAACAAACCGTTCAAAATGCAACCTACGAACAGAAAGATCCTTTATTAGTGTACAAATTTGAAGCTTTTGAATTATTTCAAGCTACTGTTGATGTCATTAATAAAGAAGTCTTATCTTTCTTATTTAAAGGACATTTGCCAAGCCAAGACGCCGATCAGGTATCGGAAGCTCCTGAACAACAAGAAATTCAGCAATTTGACACCCATAAAGACGAGGTTCAAAACTCTTCGCAACAAGCCATGAGTAATGCTCGTAATCAGCAAACTCAAGAACAACAAGTTGTTGAAACAATTGTTCGTGAAGAGCCAAAGGTTGGGCGTAACGAAAAAGTTACCATCAAAAATGTGATGTCTGGCGAAGAAAAAGAATTAAAATACAAACAAGCAATCCCTTTATTAGAATCAGGGAAATGGGTGGTTTATCAAAAATAA
- a CDS encoding cob(I)yrinic acid a,c-diamide adenosyltransferase, protein MKIYTKTGDKGSTALFGGTRVPKHHLRIESYGTVDELNSYIGLIGDKTTDKTIKKSLLKIQGDLFTLGAMLATPPEKETLKNGKERLNIYKITDTSIAFLEDEIDTMNTHLPQMTHFILPGGHETVSFCHIARCVCRRAERFVVALNAQETVDSNILRYLNRLSDYLFVVARKLNQNLNITEVKWTPEKL, encoded by the coding sequence ATGAAAATATACACTAAAACTGGCGACAAAGGCAGCACAGCTTTATTTGGAGGAACACGTGTACCTAAACACCATTTGCGTATTGAAAGCTACGGAACGGTTGACGAATTAAATTCTTATATCGGCTTAATTGGCGATAAGACAACCGATAAAACCATCAAAAAAAGCTTGCTTAAAATTCAAGGCGATTTATTTACCCTAGGCGCAATGCTTGCCACACCCCCTGAAAAAGAAACCTTAAAAAATGGTAAAGAGCGCTTAAATATTTATAAAATAACAGATACTTCTATTGCTTTTTTAGAAGATGAAATTGATACCATGAATACTCATTTACCACAAATGACTCATTTCATATTGCCTGGCGGGCACGAAACTGTGTCATTTTGTCATATAGCTCGCTGTGTTTGTCGTAGAGCGGAACGTTTTGTGGTAGCTTTAAACGCTCAGGAAACAGTTGATAGCAATATTTTACGTTATTTAAACCGACTTTCTGACTATTTATTTGTAGTGGCACGAAAATTGAACCAAAATTTAAACATCACGGAGGTTAAATGGACTCCTGAAAAACTATAA
- a CDS encoding UDP-2,3-diacylglucosamine diphosphatase yields the protein MIKNKKRKLDIVVISDVHLGTYGCKAKELHSYLKSVEPKILILNGDIIDIWQFKKSYFPKSHMKIIKQLMSYITSNTKVYYITGNHDEMLRKFKGFSLGNFEIVNKVILNIDGKKGWFFHGDVFDVTMQHSKWLAKLGSIGYDTLILINIAVNWFSQKLGYGKLSFSKKIKNSVKGAVKFINNFETTASDIAISNGYDYVVCGHIHQPEMKIIRNESGETTYLNSGDWVENLTALEYTNKKWSLYEYEKDEIAQKINNEVIENNEEFITAESSNSKLFEDLLHEFNIKN from the coding sequence ATGATAAAAAACAAGAAACGAAAATTAGATATTGTTGTTATTTCTGATGTTCACTTAGGTACTTATGGATGTAAAGCTAAAGAACTTCATAGTTATTTAAAATCTGTAGAACCAAAAATTTTAATTTTAAATGGCGATATTATTGATATTTGGCAGTTTAAGAAAAGTTATTTTCCTAAATCTCATATGAAAATAATAAAGCAACTAATGTCTTACATTACCTCAAATACTAAAGTATATTACATAACTGGTAATCACGATGAAATGCTTCGTAAATTCAAAGGTTTTAGTCTTGGTAATTTTGAAATTGTAAATAAAGTAATATTAAATATTGATGGTAAAAAAGGTTGGTTTTTTCATGGTGATGTTTTTGATGTAACCATGCAACACTCTAAATGGTTAGCAAAACTTGGTAGTATTGGTTATGATACTTTAATTCTGATAAATATTGCTGTAAACTGGTTTAGTCAAAAACTAGGTTACGGAAAATTATCTTTTTCTAAAAAGATAAAAAACAGTGTTAAAGGGGCTGTGAAATTTATCAATAATTTTGAAACTACCGCTTCTGATATTGCTATTTCTAATGGATATGATTATGTAGTATGCGGTCATATACATCAACCTGAAATGAAAATAATTAGAAATGAAAGCGGAGAAACTACCTACTTAAACTCTGGTGATTGGGTTGAAAACCTAACAGCCTTAGAATACACAAATAAAAAATGGTCGTTATACGAATATGAAAAAGATGAAATAGCTCAAAAAATTAACAATGAAGTTATTGAAAATAATGAAGAATTTATAACAGCAGAAAGTAGTAATAGTAAACTTTTTGAAGACCTTTTACACGAATTTAATATAAAAAACTAA
- a CDS encoding DUF2795 domain-containing protein, whose protein sequence is MYWTLELASYLADAPWPATKDELIDYAIRTGAPLEVVENLQDIEDEGDSYDSIIEIWPDYPTEEDYLWNEEEY, encoded by the coding sequence ATGTATTGGACACTTGAACTAGCTTCTTATTTAGCAGATGCACCTTGGCCTGCAACGAAAGACGAATTAATTGATTATGCTATTCGTACCGGAGCGCCTTTAGAAGTGGTTGAAAACTTACAAGATATTGAAGACGAAGGTGATTCTTACGACTCAATAATTGAAATTTGGCCTGACTATCCGACCGAAGAAGATTATCTTTGGAACGAAGAGGAATACTAA
- a CDS encoding glycosyltransferase family protein — MKILYAFQGTGNGHASRAIEIIPYLKQRADVDILISGYQSELALPFEVKYKYYGLSFIFGKKGGIDIWETIKKAKIKNLFKEIKNVPLDEYDLIINDFEPITAWASKIKKSNIISLSHQSAVSDKSSPKFGTLRFERLILKYYAPIKTKFGFHFKAYSSDIFTPIIRKKIRNTPITNKGHYTVYLPAYGDKKIIKVLSKIENIKWEVFSKHTKKNIIKKNIIIKPINGDSFIKSISSCKGVMCGAGFETPAETLFLQKKLLVIPMKNQYEQQCNALSLKKMGIPVLKTFNKKQLSKIITWVDTKQNIKVNYPDVTEDILDTIISPYYNQTILPVTATI; from the coding sequence ATGAAAATATTATATGCTTTTCAAGGCACAGGAAACGGACACGCAAGTAGAGCTATTGAAATTATACCTTACCTAAAACAAAGAGCTGATGTTGATATATTAATTAGTGGATATCAAAGTGAATTAGCACTCCCTTTTGAAGTAAAATACAAATATTATGGGCTGAGTTTTATCTTTGGAAAAAAAGGAGGAATTGATATTTGGGAAACCATAAAAAAAGCTAAAATTAAAAATTTATTTAAAGAAATTAAAAATGTTCCTTTAGATGAATATGATTTAATTATTAATGATTTTGAACCGATTACTGCTTGGGCATCAAAAATAAAAAAAAGCAATATTATATCATTAAGTCATCAAAGTGCTGTTTCAGATAAAAGCTCACCAAAATTTGGAACATTACGTTTTGAACGTTTAATTTTGAAATACTATGCTCCTATAAAAACAAAATTTGGTTTTCACTTTAAAGCATATTCTTCTGATATTTTTACACCAATAATTCGTAAAAAAATAAGAAATACACCTATTACCAATAAAGGACATTACACTGTTTACTTACCTGCTTATGGTGATAAAAAAATAATAAAAGTACTTTCTAAAATTGAAAATATTAAATGGGAAGTTTTCTCTAAACACACCAAAAAAAATATTATTAAAAAAAATATTATTATCAAACCAATAAATGGTGATAGTTTTATTAAAAGCATCAGTTCTTGTAAAGGAGTTATGTGTGGTGCTGGGTTTGAAACCCCTGCCGAAACTTTATTTCTTCAAAAAAAGCTATTGGTAATCCCTATGAAAAACCAATATGAACAACAATGTAATGCACTTTCTTTAAAAAAAATGGGGATACCTGTTTTGAAAACTTTCAATAAAAAACAACTTTCTAAAATTATTACTTGGGTTGATACTAAACAAAATATTAAAGTTAATTATCCTGATGTAACTGAAGATATTTTAGATACTATTATTTCACCTTATTATAATCAAACTATTTTACCTGTAACAGCTACCATTTAA
- a CDS encoding L-lactate permease — MGDFIKDSIFIQALLAFSPILVSAILLVGLRWSAKKTMPIIYLLVALIALFAWQVPVERIFASTLQGLIYTASILWIVFGAILLLNTLKNSGAIKAIREGFINVSPDRRIQVIIIAWLFGCFIEGASGFGTPAAICAPLLVGLGFPAMAAITIGMMIQSTPVSFGAVGTPVLIGVKGGLDHQTIGQQLAENGSSWDIFLQTIISEVAITHAIVGTFIPLFMCVMMTRFFGKNKSWKEGLEILPFAILSGLAFTIPYALTGVYLGAEFPSIIGALVGLPIVVFAAKNNFLTPKKPWDFPESSLWPAEWLGNLQNKVDTLTQDIKASKMSLTKAWIPYLLVAILLVLSRIPELGIGSVLKYININFKNILNQEGINGSFSPLYLPGGIMVLVVILTYFIHGMKPKQLSSAIGESTKTLISAGFVLVFTVPMVRILINSGVNDLNIASMPIAMAEFVADNVGKVYPIFAPTIGAMGAFIAGSNTVSNMMLSQFQFSTAMSLGVSGAILVALQAVGAAAGNMIAIHNIVAASATVGLLGKEGDILRKTIIPTLYYVIFAGAIGVIMIYLLGITDPLVVLPTVK; from the coding sequence ATGGGTGATTTTATCAAAGACAGCATTTTTATACAAGCATTATTAGCCTTTTCACCAATTTTAGTCTCTGCTATTTTATTAGTTGGTCTGCGTTGGTCTGCAAAAAAAACCATGCCTATTATTTATCTTTTAGTGGCATTAATCGCTTTATTTGCATGGCAAGTTCCTGTAGAAAGAATTTTTGCATCAACCTTACAGGGTTTAATTTACACCGCCTCTATCCTTTGGATTGTTTTCGGTGCTATTTTACTTTTAAACACTCTTAAAAACTCAGGCGCCATAAAAGCTATTCGAGAAGGTTTTATTAACGTAAGCCCCGACAGACGAATTCAAGTAATTATCATTGCTTGGTTATTTGGCTGTTTTATAGAAGGTGCTTCAGGTTTTGGAACTCCTGCGGCAATATGCGCACCGCTTTTAGTAGGTTTAGGGTTTCCTGCAATGGCGGCCATAACTATTGGAATGATGATTCAAAGTACGCCTGTTTCTTTTGGAGCAGTAGGAACACCTGTTTTAATTGGTGTTAAAGGTGGTTTAGATCATCAAACAATAGGACAGCAATTAGCCGAAAACGGAAGTTCTTGGGATATTTTTTTACAAACTATTATTTCAGAAGTAGCCATTACACATGCCATTGTAGGAACATTTATTCCGTTATTTATGTGTGTTATGATGACCCGCTTTTTTGGAAAAAACAAATCGTGGAAAGAAGGGCTTGAAATTTTACCTTTCGCTATTTTATCAGGATTGGCATTTACCATTCCTTACGCTTTAACAGGTGTTTATTTAGGAGCTGAATTCCCATCTATTATTGGTGCTTTAGTTGGTTTACCAATTGTAGTTTTTGCAGCTAAAAACAATTTTTTAACACCAAAAAAACCGTGGGATTTTCCTGAAAGTTCTTTATGGCCTGCCGAATGGTTAGGAAACTTACAAAATAAAGTAGATACTTTAACCCAAGATATTAAAGCATCTAAAATGTCTTTAACAAAAGCATGGATTCCTTATTTATTAGTTGCTATACTTTTAGTTTTAAGTAGAATCCCTGAATTAGGAATTGGTAGTGTTTTAAAATATATCAACATCAATTTTAAAAATATTTTAAATCAAGAAGGTATTAATGGAAGTTTCTCTCCTTTATATTTACCTGGAGGAATTATGGTTTTGGTGGTTATTTTAACCTATTTTATACACGGTATGAAACCAAAACAATTATCGAGTGCTATTGGAGAATCGACCAAAACTTTAATTAGCGCAGGGTTTGTTTTAGTATTTACAGTTCCGATGGTTCGAATTTTAATTAACTCAGGAGTTAACGATTTAAATATTGCTAGTATGCCAATTGCCATGGCAGAATTTGTTGCCGATAATGTAGGAAAAGTATATCCTATATTTGCCCCTACTATTGGAGCGATGGGTGCTTTTATTGCAGGGAGTAATACGGTAAGTAACATGATGCTTTCTCAATTTCAATTTTCAACAGCCATGTCGTTAGGGGTTTCAGGTGCTATTTTAGTAGCCTTACAAGCTGTAGGTGCTGCCGCAGGAAACATGATTGCAATACACAATATTGTAGCTGCTTCGGCAACTGTTGGGCTTTTAGGTAAAGAAGGTGATATTTTAAGAAAAACAATAATCCCTACATTATATTACGTAATTTTTGCAGGAGCTATAGGTGTTATCATGATATACCTTTTAGGAATTACAGATCCTTTAGTTGTGCTACCTACTGTAAAATAA